A genomic region of Zingiber officinale cultivar Zhangliang unplaced genomic scaffold, Zo_v1.1 ctg133, whole genome shotgun sequence contains the following coding sequences:
- the LOC122036145 gene encoding AT-hook motif nuclear-localized protein 22-like, with protein MDPITHHRPPPFHARDFHPLRHFQHLHQQQQQQLKIDQEDHNDGIGAGLQRGKKREHDEGINDGGSNNDGNNNGGSDSKEPVPTNSGGAGEGGGEILRRPRGRPAGSKNKPKPPIIITRDSPNALRSHVMEVAGGCDVVESVSAFAHRRQRGVCILSGSGSVVNVTLRHPGTAGVGAVVNLHGRFEILSMSGSFLPPPAPLAASGLAIYLAGGQGQVVGGTVVGALIASGPVIIMAASFGNAAYERLPMEEEEAALPASGGGRMGSPSMVDQSPPPHQQQLLDPSGANHALLHGLPPNLLNTMQLPSDTYGWATGSGGGADGSAARAPY; from the coding sequence ATGGATCCAATCACACACCACCGTCCTCCTCCGTTTCATGCCCGGGACTTCCACCCTCTGCGCCATTTCCAACACCTTCACCAGCAGCAACAGCAGCAGTTGAAGATTGATCAGGAAGATCATAACGACGGCATCGGTGCGGGCCTCCAGCGCGGGAAAAAACGGGAGCACGACGAGGGAATCAATGATGGGGGCAGCAATAACGACGGCAATAACAATGGCGGAAGCGATTCCAAGGAGCCTGTCCCCACCAACTCCGGAGGGGCAGGGGAAGGCGGGGGCGAGATCCTGCGCCGCCCGCGCGGACGACCGGCTGGTTCCAAGAACAAGCCGAAGCCGCCAATCATCATCACACGCGACAGCCCCAACGCGCTGCGGTCGCACGTGATGGAGGTCGCAGGCGGGTGCGACGTGGTGGAGAGCGTTTCCGCGTTCGCGCATCGCCGGCAGAGGGGAGTCTGCATTCTGAGCGGGAGCGGGTCGGTGGTTAACGTGACGCTGCGGCACCCCGGGACGGCGGGCGTTGGGGCGGTGGTGAACCTGCACGGCCGGTTCGAGATCCTGTCGATGTCGGGGTCGTTTCTGCCGCCGCCAGCGCCGCTCGCGGCCAGCGGGCTGGCGATCTACCTGGCGGGCGGGCAGGGGCAGGTGGTGGGTGGCACCGTGGTGGGGGCGCTCATTGCGTCGGGGCCGGTGATCATAATGGCGGCGTCGTTCGGGAACGCGGCGTACGAGCGGCTACCGATGGAAGAGGAGGAAGCAGCTCTTCCGGCCTCCGGCGGCGGTAGGATGGGGTCCCCCAGCATGGTGGACCAATCGCCGCCGCCACACCAGCAGCAGTTGCTCGATCCCAGCGGGGCCAACCACGCGCTGCTCCACGGCCTGCCTCCGAATCTTCTCAACACCATGCAATTGCCGTCCGACACTTACGGCTGGGCCACCGGCAGCGGTGGCGGCGCCGACGGCAGTGCAGCTCGCGCGCCCTACTGA